The window CAGCGCAACCGGCTCGGCGTCGCAACCCCAGCTGTCCCCACCGGCGATCGCCGCGATCACCGCGGCGACGCACCTGGCCACCGAGATGGACGACGAGTACGTCTCCACCGAACACCTGTTGGTCGGCCTCGCCACCGGTGACAGCGACGTCGCCAAGGTGCTCACCGGGCACGGCGCCTCACCGCAGGCGCTGCGCGAGGCGTTCGTCAAGGTCCGCGGCAGCGCCCGGGTCACCAACCCCGATCCCGAGGGCACCTATCAGGCGCTGGAGAAGTACTCCACCGACCTGACCGCGCGCGCCAGGGAGGGCAAGCTCGACCCGGTCATCGGCCGCGACCACGAGATCCGTCGTGTCGTGCAGGTCCTGAGCCGCCGCACCAAGAACAACCCGGTGCTCATCGGCGAACCCGGTGTCGGCAAGACCGCGATCGTGGAGGGCCTGGCCCAGCGCATCGTCGCCGGCGACGTCCCCGAGAGCCTGCGCGACAAGACCGTCGTCTCGCTCGACATGGGCTCGATGGTGGCCGGCGCGAAGTACCGCGGTGAGTTCGAGGAGCGGCTCAAGGCCGTCCTCGACGACATCAAGAACTCGGCCGGACAGATCATCACCTTCATCGACGAGTTGCACACCATCGTCGGCGCCGGTGCCACCGGCGAATCGGCGATGGACGCCGGCAACATGATCAAGCCGATGCTGGCCCGCGGCGAGCTGCGGCTGGTGGGCGCGACCACCCTCGACGAGTACCGCAAGTACATCGAGAAGGATGCCGCGCTGGAACGACGCTTCCAGCAGGTGCTGGTCGGCGAACCGTCCGTCGAGGACACCGTCGGCATTCTGCGCGGGCTCAAGGACCGCTACGAGGTGCACCACGGTGTGCGCATCACCGACTCCTCGCTGGTCGCGGCGGCCACCCTCAGTGACCGCTACATCACGTCGCGCTTCCTGCCCGACAAGGCCATCGACCTGGTCGACGAGGCGGCGTCGCGGCTGCGGATGGAGATCGACTCCCGGCCTGTCGAGATCGACGAGGTCGAGCGGCTGGTCCGTCGCCTCGAGATCGAGGAGATGGCACTCGCCAAGGAGGAAGACGCCGCGTCGAAGGACCGCCTGGAGAAGCTGCGCGCCGAGCTGGCCGACAAGAAGGAACAACTGGCCGAGCTGACCACGCGCTGGCAGAACGAGAAGAGCGCCATCGACGTCGTCCGCGAACTCAAGGAACAGCTGGAATCGCTGCGCGGCGAGGCCGACCGGGCCGAGCGTGACGGCGATCTGGCCAAGGCCGCCGAGCTCCGCTACGGACGCATCCCCGAGGTCGAGAAGAAGCTCGACGCGGCGCTGCCCCACGCGGAGGCACGCGAGAACGTGATGCTCAAGGAGGAGGTCGGTCCCGACGACATCGCCGAGGTGGTCGAGGCGTGGACCGGCATCCCGGCCGGCCGCATGCTCGAAGGCGAGACCGCCAAGCTGCTCCGGATGGAGGAGGAGCTGGGCAAGCGGGTGGTCGGCCAGCGCAAGGCCGTCACCGCGGTCTCCGATGCGGTGCGCCGGTCGCGGGCCGGTGTCGCCGACCCGAACCGGCCGACGGGCTCGTTCATGTTCCTCGGCCCGACCGGTGTCGGTAAGACCGAGCTGGCCAAGGCACTTGCCGAGTTCCTGTTCGACGACGAGCGCGCGATGGTCCGCATCGACATGAGCGAGTACGGCGAGAAGCACTCGGTGGCTCGCCTGGTCGGTGCGCCTCCCGGCTACGTCGGCTACGACCAGGGCGGTCAGCTGACCGAGGCGGTGCGGCGGCGTCCGTACACGGTAATCCTGTTCGACGAGATCGAGAAGGCCCACCCGGACGTGTTCGACGTGCTGCTGCAGGTCCTCGACGAGGGCAGGCTGACCGACGGGCAGGGACGCACGGTCGACTTCCGCAACACCATCCTGATCCTGACGTCCAACCTCGGCGCCGGCGGTTCCGAGGAGCAGGTGATGGCCGCGGTGCGGGCGGCGTTCAAGCCGGAGTTCATCAACCGGCTCGACGACGTGATCATGTTCGACGCGCTCGATCCCGAGCAGCTGGTGTCGATCGTCGACATCCAGCTCGAGCAGCTCGCCAAGCGGCTGGCTCAGCGCAGGCTGACGCTGGAGGTGTCGCTGCCCGCCAAGAAGTGGCTGGCCGAGCGTGGGTTCGACCCGCTCTACGGCGCGCGGCCGCTGCGGCGGCTGGTGCAGCAGGCCATCGGCGACCAGCTGGCCAGGATGCTGCTGGCGGGTCAGGTGCACGACGGCGACGTGGTGCCGGTGAACCTCAGCGCGGACGGGGACTCCCTGGTTCTGGGATGAGCGCTCGCGCGAAGACCCGACAGCTGGGCTGAGCGCTGGCGCGAAGACCCCGCCACACCCTCGGTGTGGCGGGGTTTTTCGTGTGTGGACGTCGCGAGCGAGCGTCCAGAGCGTCGATCCACCTCGTGACCTGGTTGTGATCTGCTCGAATTCTCAGATCCCGCCGCCGAGAAGTTACTCTGGAGCCAATGGTCCCGCTTTGGTTCACGCTGTCCGCACTCTGCTTCGTGGGTGCGGCTGTATTGCTGTACGTCGATCTCGACCGTCGTCGCGGGTTGGGCCGTCGCCGCAAGTCATGGGCGAAATCGCACGGCTTCGACTACGAACACGAGTCCACCGACATCATCAAGCGCTGGAAGCGCGGCGTGATGTCGACCGTCGGCGACGTGACCGCCAGGAACGTGGTGCTCGGGCAGATCCGCGGCGAGGCGGTGTTCATCTTCGACCTCGACGACGTCGCGACGGTGATCGCGCTGCACCGCAAGGTCGGCACCAACGTCACCGTCGACATGCGGCTCAAGGACGTCAAGGAGCCCCGCGAGAGCGACATCTGGCTGCTCGGTGCGATCGGACCGCGGATGGTGTATTCCACCAACCTCGACGCCGCGCGCCGCGCCTGCGACCGCCGCATGGTGACGTTCGCCCACACCGCGCCGGACTGCGCCGAGATCATGTGGAACGAAGGCAACTGGACGCTGATCAGCATGCCGGTCACCAGCACCCGCGCCCAGTGGGACGAGGGGCTGCGCACCGTGCGGCAGTTCAACGACCTGCTGCGCGTGCTGCCGCCGGTGCCGACCGCGGCCACCGGTCAGCCCGTCGCCCGCCGCACAGGCTCGCCGAGTCGCCCGCTCACGCCCGCACCCGCAGGCCGCGACCTGCCGCCCGGCCCCGCCGGCCCGGTCGGTCCGCCGCCGCGTCGACCGGCACCTCAGGGCCCGCCCCCGCCCCGCAGCGGGCAGCAGTCGCCCAACTATCAGCGGTAAGTATTCTCTGGGGCATGACCCGCCCCGTCGCACTGATCACCGGACCCACGTCCGGTCTGGGCGAGGGTTTCGCGCGCCGCTACGCCGTCGACGGTTACGACCTGGTGCTGGTCGCCCGCGACGAGTCACGGCTGAACACGCTGGCCGCCGAGCTGCGCGACGAGGCGGGAACCGCCGTCGAGGTGATCCGCGCCGATCTGGCGGATGCCGCGGACCGCGCCCTGGTCGCCGACCGTCTGCGCGCCGGGGTTCAGGTCCTGGTCAACAACGCGGGCTTCGGCACCTCCGGTGAATTCTGGACCACCGACTACGCCGTGCTGCAGTCCCAGCTGGACGTCAACGTCACCGCCGTCATGCAGCTCACCCACGCGGCCCTGCCGTCGATGCTCGACGCCGGGCGGGGCACGGTCCTCAACGTCGCCAGCGTGGCGGGGCTGCTCCCGGGACGCGGCTCGACGTACTCGGCGTCGAAGGCGTGGGTGGTGTCGTTCACCGAAGGCCTGGCCAACGGTCTCGACGGCACCGGCGTTGGGGTGCACGCGCTGTGTCCGGGCTTCGTGCACACCGAGTTCCACGAGCGGGCCGGCATCGACATGGCCGGCACCGCGGGATTCCTGTGGCTCGAGGTCGACGACGTCGTGCGCGAGACGATGGCCGATGTGGCCAAGAACCGGGTCGTCATCATCCCGGGTCTGCAGTACAAGGCGCTGACCACCGGGGGCCGGCTGGTGCCGCGCAACGTGGTGCGCGCGCTGACGAAAGTGGTGGGCAAGGGCCGTGGCCGGACCTGAGTGCCTGTGCGTCTGATCGCTCTGCTGGCCGCGCTGGTGCTCGCGGTCGCCTCGTGCTCGGGTGATTCCGCCGATCGCCGCGATGTCTTCTCGGTGCCGACGGCGACGCTGGGCGAGTCGCAGACGCTGCTCGGATGGAACATGTCGGTGGCCAACCTGCGGTTCGAGGCCGAGTACGTCCTCGTCGACGTGGACGCCGCACCCGCCCGGGAGGGCGAGCCGCACGCGGCGCCCGAGGACCTGCGGTTCGGGCTCTACGGCGCCCTCGTCCACCCTCTGGAGGCCGACGGACTCGGCAGCTGCGAGGACGTGACAAGCCTTGGCGTCAACCCTGTTTCGGCGTCACCGGACCGGATGAGCGGAACGGTGTGCATCGGCCCGCTGCGTGACCGGTCCCAGGTGCGCGGGGTATACGCGTATTCGCCGCGCGACCGCATCGCCGAAACCACCGTCGCGTACCCGGCGGCGTTCCCGGTCGGGGTGCTGCCCACCAATTCCAGCGAGACCGGACTGTCGGTGAAGACCAGCAGTGTGGATGCGTTCCGTGCCGACGGCGCGCAGCTGAACCCGACCGCCCTCGGTGACCCCGCCGCGTTCACCGGCAACGGATACATGCTGCTCGGACTCGAAGTCGACGGCCTGGCGGCGCGATACCGGGACGACTCGGCGCAGCGCGGCGGGCCGATGATGGTGCTGACCGCGCCGACCATCCCGGGCAAGGGGCTCAGCCACGCCTGCGACGTCTACGGCTCCTCGGTGCTGGTGCTCCCGGAGGCGTCACGGGAGGCGGTCCAGTTGCGAGCGTCGCTGTGCACGCAGGGCGAGATCAACGCCGCGCTGCTGTACGCGACGGTGTCCCTGGTCGGGACGCACGCGGCGCTGTGGACCACCGACGATGGCTGAGCCGCCCGGTCCCACCGAGTGGGGCGGCGACGGTCACGGTGTCGGCCCCTGGTCCGGTCCGCCACCCGACGACCCGCGCTACGACCCGGCATTGCTCAGGGACGGTGACAGCCGCAATGTCGTTGACGCCTACCGGTATTGGACGCGTGAGGCCATCATCGCCGACATCGACACCCGCAGACACCCGCTGCATGTGGCGATCGAGAACTTCGGCAACGACGCCAACATCGGCGGCGTGGTGCGGACGGCGAACGCGTTCGCGGTGGACACCGTCCACATCGTCGGCCGGCGCCGCTGGAACCGGCGCGGTGCGATGGTGACCGATCGCTATCAACGGCTGTGCCATCACGACACCACGGCCGGGCTGCTCGGCTTCGCCGCCGAGGCCGGACTGACCGTCGTGGCCGTCGACAACGTGCCGGGCGCCGTCAGGGTCGAGGAGCTCAGCTTGCCCCGCGAGTGCCTGCTGATCTTCGGCGCCGAAGGTCCCGGGATCACCGAGGACGCGAAAACCGGTGCGGCACTAGCTGTGTCGATTGCCCAATTCGGCTCCACCCGCAGTATCAACGCCTCCGTCGCCGCGGGCATCGTGATGCACGCCTGGATCAGGCAGCACGCCGACCTCAGCCGGGCCTGGTGACCGCAGCAGCCACCACACCGCGACGGCCGAGGTCAGCAGCAGTGCCGCTCCGACACCGGCCGAGACCGAAAGGCCAAGGGTGAACGACTCTTTCGCGGAGTCGAGAAGCGCGCTCTGCGCAGCGTCGGGGAGCCCGCGGGCGGCGTCGATGGCCTTCGGGAGCGAGTCGCGGGCCTGCGCCGCGGCGTCGGCCGGGACGCCCGCGGGGATGGTGACCGTGCGGTACACCGCGGTGAGGATCGAACCCAGCACCGCGATACCCAGGGCCATACCGAGTTCGTAGGCGGTCTCGGACACCGCGGCTGCCGCGCCGGCACGTTCCTTCGGGACGCTGGCGAGGATCACGTCGCTGGCGACGGTGAACGCCAGACCGAGCCCGACGCCGACCACGAACAGCGAGATCCCCAGTGGCAGATACGGGGTGAGGGGCCGGAAGATCAGCAACGACGCCATCAGAGCGGCCATCGCGGTCCCGACGAGCGCCAGCCCCGTGGTGAGCACGCTGCGATGCGAGAAGTAGCGCACGGCCACTCCGGCCAGGACGCCGAACACCGTGGCGGTCACGGCCGCGGGCAGCTCGGCCAGCCCGGCCTTCAAAGGCCCGTAACCGTGCACGAGCTGGAAGTACTGGGACAGGAAGAACACCAGGCCGGACAGGCCGAGCACGGAGAACAGGTTGGCGCCCACCACGCCGGAGAACCTCGGGTTGGCGAACAGCCGGACGTCGATGAGCGGGTGGGGCAGCCGCAGCTGGCGCCGCACGAACAGCGTCAGCGCCGCGGCCCCGACGGCGGCCGCGATCACCACCTCGGCGCCGAGCCCGTGCACCAGGCCGGTGAAGCCCTCCTTGATCGCGTAGACGATGCCCAGCATCCCGACCATCGACAGCGCGACACTGGGCAGGTCCCAGGGGCCCGGGTCGGGATCGCGGTGTTCGGGCAGCAGCACCAGTCCGCCCACGAGCAGGATCACCATGACCGGGATGTTGATCAGGAAGACCGACCCCCACCAGAAGTGCTCCAGCAGAACGCCACCCACCACCGGACCCAGTGCGGCGCCGGCCGAGAACGCCGAAGCCCAGATGCCGACGGCGATGCTGCGCTCACGAGAGTCGGGGAACAGGCCGCGGATCAGGGCCAGCGTTGCGGGTGCCAGCGTCGCTCCGGCCATGCCCAGCAGCGCGCGGGTCCCGATCAGCATCTCGGGGCTGGTCGAGTACGCGGTCAGTGCCGAGACGGCGCCGAATGCCGTTGCGCCGCAGAGCAACAGCTTGCGGTGGCCGACGCGGTCGCCGAGGCTGCCCATCGTGACCAGCAGCGCGGCCAGCACGAACGAGTAGATGTCGCCGATCCACAGCAGTTCGGTGCCCGTCGCGCCGAGGTCGGCGCTGATGAACGGGGTGGCCAGCGCGAGCACGGTGCCGTCGACACCGATGAGCAGCACGGCCAGGGTCAGGACGCCCAGGGCGAGCCAGCGTCTGCTCATCGGGGAGTCGCTCCGTTGAGTAGTAGGTCGAGGATCAGTCGGTTGAAGTCGCGGGCGGCGGCCCGCCCGGCGCGCACGCTCCACGCCGTGCCCCCGATCAGGCCGTAGAGCGCCTCGGTGAGCCAGGCCGCGGGCAGTTCGGGGCGGAAGTCGCCGTCGCGCTGCCCGCGCAGGAACAGGTCGGTAATCGCCGTGTCGATCTCCTGCCAGGCGTCCAGCGTGGAGTCGAAGTCGAGTTCCTGGCTCTGGCTGTACAGCAACGCGAGGTACGGCGACACCGGTTCGCACGCGGTGACCAGCCGGCGCAGCGCGTCGATGGCTGAATCCTCCTGTAGCCGAGCGTCTTCGAGGACATCGCGCATCTCCGCCACGGCGAGTTCCTCGAGCGCCGCCATCAACGCCGGACGCCCCGCGAAGTGCCGGTGCAGGGTCGCGCGGCTCACGCCCACCGCGGCGGCGATCTCGTCCTGCGTCGCGTTGGGACGCCGACCGAGAAAATCCGCGGCAGCGCGCAGGAGATCGTCCCGGGACAGCGCCATGCGACGAGAGTATCTCAAATGAGACAAAAATGTCTCATAGCTGTCGGACCGCCGATAGGGCAGGATCAACGTCATGGATCAGATGTGGGCCAACCGCGCCGCCAGCGCCGAAGCCGCCATCACCACCCGGCACCTGCGTCGGGTGTGGGGACTACCCGGCACGCAGCTCGGGGTGGTCGCCTGGCCCGCGGCGACCGGCCACCGCCGGTTCGGCACGTGGCACTACTGGTGGCAGGCACATCTGCTCGACAACCTCGTCGACGCCCAGCTGCGGGACCCTGCGCCCGAGCGCCTCACCCGGATCAACCGCCAGATCCGGGGTCAGCGGATCCGCAACATCGGCAAGTGGACCAACAGCTACTACGACGACATGGCCTGGCTGGCACTGGCGCTCGAACGCGCGCAGCGGCTCACCGGCGTCGGCCGGCCCAAGGCGCTGGACACGCTGGCCGACCAGTTCCTCACGGCGTGGGTGCCCGAGGACGGCGGCGGAATCCCATGGCGCAAGCAGGACCAGTTCTTCAACGCGCCCGCCAACGGGCCCGCGGCGATCTTCCTGGCACGGCACCTGGCCGCGCAGGGCGAGAGCCTGCGCCGGGCCCAGCAGATGGCCGACTGGATCGACGAGACGCTGCTCGACCCGCAGACCCATCTGATCTTCGACGGCATCAAGGGCGGCTCGCTGGTCCGCGCGCAGTACACCTACTGCCAGGGTGTGGTGCTGGGCGTCGAGACCGAGCTCGCCGCGCGCACATCCGACTCCCGGCACGCCGAACGCGTGCACCGCTTGGTGGCCGCAGTCGCCGAACACATGGCGCCGGGCGGCGTCATCAACGGCGCCGGCGGCGGTGACGGCGGGCTGTTCAACGGCATCCTCGCGCGCTACCTGGCGCTGGTCGCGACCGCGCTGCCCGGCACCTCGCCGGCCGACGAGCAGGCCCGCCGGACCGCGACGGAGCTGGTGCTCGCCTCGGGCCGGGCGGCCTGGGACAACCGCCAGACCGGCAAGGACACCGAGGATCTCCCCCTGTTCGGCGCGTTCTGGGACCGGCCCGCGCAGGTGCCCACCGCGGGGACGGCGGACGCCCGCAGCGTCGACGGCGCGGTCAACTCCTCGGAGATCCCAGAGCGGGACCTGTCGGTCCAGTTGGCGGGATGGATGCTCATGGAGGCCGCCTGCGTTGTGACCGCAGGTGACAGTGACTGAACCGGCCACGCAGCGGGGTTTCCCGCTGCTCCCGTCGCGGCTCAGCCGGGGCAGCAAGGCCACCAGAACCACCGACAACACCGCAGCCGCACTGCTGCTGACGTTCACCGTCGTCGCGATCCTGTGGGCGAACTCCCCATGGGCGCACACGTATTCGGCGCTGTTGGACACCCATGTGGGGTTCAGCTTCGGGAGCCATCACGCCGAGATGACGGTCAAGCACGTCGTCAACGACGCGCTGATGACGTTCTTCTTCTTCATCGTCGGGCTCGAGGTGACCCGCGAGTTCACCATCGGCGAGCTCACCGACCGCTCGCGCGCAGCCGTCCCGGTCGTCGCGGCCGCCGCCGGACTGATCCTGCCGGCCGTCGTGTTCCTGACGTTCAACCCGTCGGGGGAGAACGCGCACGCGTGGGGTGTGGTGATCTCGACCGACACGGCGTTCCTCGTCGGCGCGCTGGCGATCATCAAGCCGAAGTTCCCCGCCCGCGTGCGGCTGTTCCTGCTGACCCTCGCGGTGGTCGACGACGTCGGCGCGCTGATCGCGATCGCGGTGTTCTACTCCGACAGCATCCAGGTGGCGCCGCTCGTGGTGGCGGTGGCGCTGCTCGGCGCGCTCGCGTTGGTGCGCTACCTGCCCAAGGCGCGCGGTCCGGCGTACGCGGTGCTCGGCGCCGCGCTGTGGATCGCTCTGTACCTGGCCGGGATCCACCCCACCCTGGCCGGTGTCGCCGTCGCGCTGCTGATCCCCGTCTTCACCCCGGAGCGGGCGCCCGTGGAACGGGCCGTCCAGCAGATCCGGGCTTTCCGGCAGTCGCCGAACTCCCGTTACGCCCGCGCGGCGAGCCGCTCGCTGCGCGACTCGATCTCGATCAACGAGCGCCTGCAGACCGCGGTGAGCCCCGTGGTGTCGTTCGTGATCCTGCCGCTGTTCGCGCTGGTCAACGCCGGTGTGCTGCTCGACGGGCCGAGCCTGACGGCCGCCTTGCGGTCACCGCTGACCTGGGGCATCGTCGCGGGCCTGGTGGTCGGCAAATTCGTCGGGATCACCGGCGCCACGTGGCTGATCCGCAGGACCGGTCTCGGGGTGCTCGCCCCGGGGCTCACGTTGCGCCGCATCGCCGGCGGCGCGGCCCTGTCGGGTATCGGCTTCACGATCTCGCTGTTCATCGTCGATATCGCGATCGACGATCCGTCGCGCCAGGATCAGGCCCGCATCGGCGTCCTGGCCGCCTCGGTGCTCGCGTTCGCCCTCGGCTGGGCCATCTTCCGGATCACCGACTGGCTCAGCCCGCCCGAGCCCGTCGGCCTGAAACTGCTGCGGCCGATCGACCCGGAGCGCGACCACGTGCGCGGCCGTCCCGACGCACCGCTGACGCTGGTCGAGTACGGCGACTTCGAGTGCCCGTTCTGCAGCCGGGTGACGGGCGCGATCGACGAGGTCCGCGCGCACTTCGGCGACGACCTCCTCTACGTGTGGCGACACTTCCCGCTCGAACGTGCCCATCCTCGGGCGTTCGACGCGGCGCGGGCCAGCGAGGCGGCGGCGCTGCAGGGCCGGTTCTGGGAGATGACGCACGAACTGTTCACCCATCAGGACGACCTGGAGTGGTCGGACATGTACCGCTACGCGGTGGCGGCCGGGTGCGACATCGAGCAGTTCGACCAGGACGTCCGGGTGCACT is drawn from Mycolicibacterium gilvum and contains these coding sequences:
- a CDS encoding TrmH family RNA methyltransferase; translation: MAEPPGPTEWGGDGHGVGPWSGPPPDDPRYDPALLRDGDSRNVVDAYRYWTREAIIADIDTRRHPLHVAIENFGNDANIGGVVRTANAFAVDTVHIVGRRRWNRRGAMVTDRYQRLCHHDTTAGLLGFAAEAGLTVVAVDNVPGAVRVEELSLPRECLLIFGAEGPGITEDAKTGAALAVSIAQFGSTRSINASVAAGIVMHAWIRQHADLSRAW
- the ttfA gene encoding trehalose monomycolate transport factor TtfA, with product MVPLWFTLSALCFVGAAVLLYVDLDRRRGLGRRRKSWAKSHGFDYEHESTDIIKRWKRGVMSTVGDVTARNVVLGQIRGEAVFIFDLDDVATVIALHRKVGTNVTVDMRLKDVKEPRESDIWLLGAIGPRMVYSTNLDAARRACDRRMVTFAHTAPDCAEIMWNEGNWTLISMPVTSTRAQWDEGLRTVRQFNDLLRVLPPVPTAATGQPVARRTGSPSRPLTPAPAGRDLPPGPAGPVGPPPRRPAPQGPPPPRSGQQSPNYQR
- the clpB gene encoding ATP-dependent chaperone ClpB, producing the protein MDSFNPTTKTQAALTSALQAATAAGNPQITPAHLLMALLTQNDGIAAPLLEAVGVEPATIRAETQRLLDRLPSATGSASQPQLSPPAIAAITAATHLATEMDDEYVSTEHLLVGLATGDSDVAKVLTGHGASPQALREAFVKVRGSARVTNPDPEGTYQALEKYSTDLTARAREGKLDPVIGRDHEIRRVVQVLSRRTKNNPVLIGEPGVGKTAIVEGLAQRIVAGDVPESLRDKTVVSLDMGSMVAGAKYRGEFEERLKAVLDDIKNSAGQIITFIDELHTIVGAGATGESAMDAGNMIKPMLARGELRLVGATTLDEYRKYIEKDAALERRFQQVLVGEPSVEDTVGILRGLKDRYEVHHGVRITDSSLVAAATLSDRYITSRFLPDKAIDLVDEAASRLRMEIDSRPVEIDEVERLVRRLEIEEMALAKEEDAASKDRLEKLRAELADKKEQLAELTTRWQNEKSAIDVVRELKEQLESLRGEADRAERDGDLAKAAELRYGRIPEVEKKLDAALPHAEARENVMLKEEVGPDDIAEVVEAWTGIPAGRMLEGETAKLLRMEEELGKRVVGQRKAVTAVSDAVRRSRAGVADPNRPTGSFMFLGPTGVGKTELAKALAEFLFDDERAMVRIDMSEYGEKHSVARLVGAPPGYVGYDQGGQLTEAVRRRPYTVILFDEIEKAHPDVFDVLLQVLDEGRLTDGQGRTVDFRNTILILTSNLGAGGSEEQVMAAVRAAFKPEFINRLDDVIMFDALDPEQLVSIVDIQLEQLAKRLAQRRLTLEVSLPAKKWLAERGFDPLYGARPLRRLVQQAIGDQLARMLLAGQVHDGDVVPVNLSADGDSLVLG
- the nhaA gene encoding Na+/H+ antiporter NhaA, coding for MTVTEPATQRGFPLLPSRLSRGSKATRTTDNTAAALLLTFTVVAILWANSPWAHTYSALLDTHVGFSFGSHHAEMTVKHVVNDALMTFFFFIVGLEVTREFTIGELTDRSRAAVPVVAAAAGLILPAVVFLTFNPSGENAHAWGVVISTDTAFLVGALAIIKPKFPARVRLFLLTLAVVDDVGALIAIAVFYSDSIQVAPLVVAVALLGALALVRYLPKARGPAYAVLGAALWIALYLAGIHPTLAGVAVALLIPVFTPERAPVERAVQQIRAFRQSPNSRYARAASRSLRDSISINERLQTAVSPVVSFVILPLFALVNAGVLLDGPSLTAALRSPLTWGIVAGLVVGKFVGITGATWLIRRTGLGVLAPGLTLRRIAGGAALSGIGFTISLFIVDIAIDDPSRQDQARIGVLAASVLAFALGWAIFRITDWLSPPEPVGLKLLRPIDPERDHVRGRPDAPLTLVEYGDFECPFCSRVTGAIDEVRAHFGDDLLYVWRHFPLERAHPRAFDAARASEAAALQGRFWEMTHELFTHQDDLEWSDMYRYAVAAGCDIEQFDQDVRVHSSKVLHRVSDDAEDADAMDLNATPTLFVNGKRHRGPWDAASLIRALEAGRG
- a CDS encoding SDR family NAD(P)-dependent oxidoreductase → MTRPVALITGPTSGLGEGFARRYAVDGYDLVLVARDESRLNTLAAELRDEAGTAVEVIRADLADAADRALVADRLRAGVQVLVNNAGFGTSGEFWTTDYAVLQSQLDVNVTAVMQLTHAALPSMLDAGRGTVLNVASVAGLLPGRGSTYSASKAWVVSFTEGLANGLDGTGVGVHALCPGFVHTEFHERAGIDMAGTAGFLWLEVDDVVRETMADVAKNRVVIIPGLQYKALTTGGRLVPRNVVRALTKVVGKGRGRT
- a CDS encoding TetR/AcrR family transcriptional regulator, which translates into the protein MALSRDDLLRAAADFLGRRPNATQDEIAAAVGVSRATLHRHFAGRPALMAALEELAVAEMRDVLEDARLQEDSAIDALRRLVTACEPVSPYLALLYSQSQELDFDSTLDAWQEIDTAITDLFLRGQRDGDFRPELPAAWLTEALYGLIGGTAWSVRAGRAAARDFNRLILDLLLNGATPR
- a CDS encoding MFS transporter encodes the protein MSRRWLALGVLTLAVLLIGVDGTVLALATPFISADLGATGTELLWIGDIYSFVLAALLVTMGSLGDRVGHRKLLLCGATAFGAVSALTAYSTSPEMLIGTRALLGMAGATLAPATLALIRGLFPDSRERSIAVGIWASAFSAGAALGPVVGGVLLEHFWWGSVFLINIPVMVILLVGGLVLLPEHRDPDPGPWDLPSVALSMVGMLGIVYAIKEGFTGLVHGLGAEVVIAAAVGAAALTLFVRRQLRLPHPLIDVRLFANPRFSGVVGANLFSVLGLSGLVFFLSQYFQLVHGYGPLKAGLAELPAAVTATVFGVLAGVAVRYFSHRSVLTTGLALVGTAMAALMASLLIFRPLTPYLPLGISLFVVGVGLGLAFTVASDVILASVPKERAGAAAAVSETAYELGMALGIAVLGSILTAVYRTVTIPAGVPADAAAQARDSLPKAIDAARGLPDAAQSALLDSAKESFTLGLSVSAGVGAALLLTSAVAVWWLLRSPGPAEVGVLPDPGVHHDARGDGGVDTAGGAELGNRHS
- a CDS encoding glycoside hydrolase family 76 protein gives rise to the protein MDQMWANRAASAEAAITTRHLRRVWGLPGTQLGVVAWPAATGHRRFGTWHYWWQAHLLDNLVDAQLRDPAPERLTRINRQIRGQRIRNIGKWTNSYYDDMAWLALALERAQRLTGVGRPKALDTLADQFLTAWVPEDGGGIPWRKQDQFFNAPANGPAAIFLARHLAAQGESLRRAQQMADWIDETLLDPQTHLIFDGIKGGSLVRAQYTYCQGVVLGVETELAARTSDSRHAERVHRLVAAVAEHMAPGGVINGAGGGDGGLFNGILARYLALVATALPGTSPADEQARRTATELVLASGRAAWDNRQTGKDTEDLPLFGAFWDRPAQVPTAGTADARSVDGAVNSSEIPERDLSVQLAGWMLMEAACVVTAGDSD